A region of Deltaproteobacteria bacterium DNA encodes the following proteins:
- a CDS encoding redox-sensing transcriptional repressor Rex, with protein MKFSKVPEATIRRLSTYVRCLETLDEKGETVVSSAQLASTCGVNAAQVRKDLAYFGEFGIRGVGYYIKDLCDDIKNILGLNREWRIAIIGIGNLGAALLLYKDFLKKNYNIFAAFDIDPSGVVGRVSEKMGRPVEILHPDRLKEVAKERKIDIAIITTPASEAQEVADKVAEANIKGVLNFTPVQIKMPKGFVVKNVYFTTVLDSVAYLLQLKKR; from the coding sequence TTGAAATTCTCAAAGGTTCCAGAAGCTACCATAAGGAGACTTTCTACCTATGTCCGTTGTCTCGAGACATTGGATGAAAAGGGGGAGACTGTGGTCTCCTCCGCCCAGTTGGCGAGCACGTGTGGGGTTAACGCTGCCCAGGTGAGGAAGGATCTGGCCTACTTCGGGGAGTTCGGGATCCGGGGGGTGGGATATTATATCAAGGACCTCTGTGATGACATCAAGAACATCTTGGGCCTGAATCGGGAGTGGCGTATAGCCATCATAGGGATCGGCAATTTAGGGGCTGCCCTCCTCCTCTACAAGGACTTCTTAAAGAAGAACTACAATATCTTCGCCGCTTTTGACATAGACCCCTCGGGGGTAGTGGGGAGGGTCTCGGAAAAGATGGGTAGACCGGTAGAGATCTTGCACCCCGATCGACTCAAGGAGGTGGCCAAGGAGAGGAAGATAGATATCGCCATTATCACCACGCCCGCTTCCGAGGCCCAAGAGGTTGCCGATAAGGTAGCGGAGGCCAACATCAAGGGGGTCCTCAACTTTACCCCCGTCCAGATAAAGATGCCCAAAGGGTTTGTGGTAAAAAACGTCTATTTCACCACTGTCTTGGATAGTGTAGCGTATCTGCTGCAGTTGAAGAAGCGATAA
- a CDS encoding acylphosphatase, which yields MEKIRVRVRVEGLVQGVFYRYSTQRRAQELGVNGWVRNLWDGNVECLLEGERGKVEALLQWCHQGPPGAQVKKVTTHCEEYKGDLRGFSIQY from the coding sequence ATGGAGAAGATAAGGGTTAGGGTGCGAGTAGAGGGGTTGGTCCAGGGGGTATTTTATCGCTATTCCACTCAACGCAGGGCCCAGGAATTGGGGGTCAACGGTTGGGTGCGCAACCTATGGGATGGGAACGTGGAATGCCTGTTGGAAGGAGAACGTGGAAAGGTAGAAGCCCTCCTCCAGTGGTGTCATCAAGGCCCACCAGGGGCACAAGTGAAAAAGGTAACGACGCATTGTGAGGAGTATAAAGGGGATTTAAGGGGATTTTCGATACAATATTAG